One segment of Triticum aestivum cultivar Chinese Spring chromosome 2A, IWGSC CS RefSeq v2.1, whole genome shotgun sequence DNA contains the following:
- the LOC123184908 gene encoding peroxidase 2-like, which produces MDATYAGKLTQDCPAGSDPTVPQDYKTPDVLDNQYYRNVMDRKALFTSDAALMTSPKTKELVEKYTWWLIGDFLWYRHFEDAMVKMGNIEVKNSTNGQIRKKCGFVNEPYTG; this is translated from the coding sequence ATGGACGCCACGTACGCTGGAAAGCTGACCCAGGACTGCCCCGCCGGTAGTGATCCCACGGTGCCGCAAGACTACAAGACCCCCGACGTGTTGGACAATCAGTACTACAGGAACGTGATGGATCGCAAAGCGCTCTTCACCTCCGACGCGGCGCTCATGACGTCACCAAAGACCAAGGAGTTGGTGGAAAAGTACACTTGGTGGTTGATCGGAGATTTCTTGTGGTACAGACATTTCGAGGATGCCATGGTGAAGATGGGTAATATCGAGGTGAAGAACAGCACCAACGGCCAGATCAGGAAGAAGTGCGGGTTCGTGAACGAGCCCTACACCGGTTGA